Proteins from a single region of Thermodesulfovibrionales bacterium:
- a CDS encoding hemolysin family protein, which translates to MPEDFPVTSAGPVSLPSVQGGPGSSRFPSAFRSMNIWLDIFLIALFILLNGYFAAAEIAVVTMRRSRIKQLLDEGHKNAGALNRLRESPDRFLATIQIGMTLSGGLASAIGGTIAVEVIKPFLKTLPVPFIAASSEAIAIAIVVLVVSYFSLVVGELIPKSFSLSNPEAIGLFAAPAIERFSKLTTVFVQLLTVSTNLLLRPFGKKAFTERGYITEEEVKLLIEEGGEQGVFEPEEKELIHSVFEFTDTSVKEVMIPAPQMVTIGLAMTVDEVRSIISEEKFSRYPVIGKDVNDIRGMLYAKDFFNILSKTGGVDIRRIIKPPIFIPETMKISILLREMQKKRVHMAIVIDEYGAVSGLVTLEDLLEEIVGEIRDEYDTESPVIQLSDGSMIIDASISIKDLDADYHIEIPESPEYETLGGFIVMHLQRIPQTGDLIEMKGDRLKVLEMVGQRIAKVKLEKLPEKPPPG; encoded by the coding sequence ATGCCGGAGGACTTTCCGGTCACCTCGGCAGGACCGGTTTCCTTACCATCGGTTCAGGGAGGACCGGGGTCGTCACGCTTCCCGTCTGCGTTTCGCTCTATGAATATCTGGCTCGATATCTTTCTCATAGCCCTCTTTATCCTTCTCAACGGCTACTTTGCCGCTGCAGAGATAGCGGTAGTAACCATGAGACGGTCTCGCATCAAACAGCTCCTCGATGAGGGACATAAGAATGCCGGCGCCTTAAACAGGCTCAGGGAGTCCCCGGACAGGTTTCTCGCAACGATCCAGATCGGCATGACTCTTTCGGGCGGCCTCGCATCGGCCATCGGCGGTACCATAGCGGTCGAAGTCATAAAGCCTTTCCTGAAAACGCTCCCCGTACCGTTCATTGCTGCCTCCAGTGAGGCGATCGCTATCGCAATCGTGGTTCTTGTCGTCTCCTATTTCTCCCTTGTCGTCGGCGAGCTCATCCCGAAATCCTTCTCGCTTTCGAATCCCGAGGCCATCGGCCTGTTCGCAGCTCCTGCGATAGAACGGTTCTCAAAACTGACGACGGTGTTTGTCCAACTCTTGACCGTGAGTACCAATCTTCTCCTGAGACCCTTCGGGAAAAAGGCCTTCACCGAACGCGGATATATTACCGAAGAAGAGGTGAAGCTGCTCATCGAAGAGGGTGGGGAGCAGGGCGTCTTTGAGCCTGAAGAAAAAGAACTTATTCACAGCGTTTTCGAATTCACCGATACCTCGGTGAAAGAGGTCATGATCCCCGCTCCCCAGATGGTGACGATCGGACTTGCAATGACCGTTGACGAGGTAAGATCTATCATTTCGGAAGAAAAATTTTCCCGTTATCCGGTCATAGGGAAGGACGTTAATGACATCAGGGGCATGCTCTATGCGAAGGATTTTTTCAATATCCTCTCGAAAACGGGAGGCGTTGACATCCGGAGAATTATCAAGCCCCCCATATTCATCCCGGAGACCATGAAGATCAGCATCCTGCTACGCGAAATGCAGAAGAAAAGGGTTCACATGGCGATCGTCATAGATGAATACGGTGCCGTCTCGGGACTGGTGACGCTTGAGGACCTCCTTGAAGAGATCGTCGGGGAGATCAGAGACGAATACGACACCGAGAGTCCCGTCATCCAGCTCAGCGACGGTTCGATGATCATCGATGCCTCCATAAGCATCAAGGACCTTGATGCAGATTATCACATAGAGATACCGGAATCGCCGGAATACGAAACACTCGGCGGTTTCATCGTTATGCACCTCCAGAGGATACCGCAGACGGGCGATCTCATAGAGATGAAGGGCGACCGGCTGAAGGTTCTGGAGATGGTAGGTCAGAGGATAGCAAAGGTTAAACTAGAGAAACTTCCTGAAAAACCGCCCCCCGGTTAG
- the fabG gene encoding 3-oxoacyl-[acyl-carrier-protein] reductase, whose product MELRNRVALVTGAARGIGKAIAEGLARMGADVVIADVSPDDAGRTSAEIAKIGVKSIAVKLDVSKSEEVVKAFEEIVKVFGKLDILVNNAGITRDGLLLRMKEEDWDAVIRVNLKGVFLCSKEAVKLMAKQRFGRIVNIASVVAFMGNPGQANYSASKAGIIGLTKTIAKEYASRGITANAVAPGFITTAMTDALPETVKEEMKKAIPLGRFGTIDDVANAVLFFASPDSGYITGQVMHVNGGMYM is encoded by the coding sequence ATGGAACTCAGAAACCGGGTCGCTTTGGTAACCGGAGCTGCGAGAGGTATCGGAAAAGCGATAGCAGAGGGGCTTGCCCGGATGGGCGCTGACGTTGTGATAGCCGATGTCAGCCCTGACGATGCGGGAAGAACCTCTGCCGAAATCGCGAAGATCGGTGTGAAATCTATCGCTGTAAAACTCGATGTCTCAAAGTCGGAGGAGGTGGTGAAGGCGTTCGAGGAAATCGTGAAGGTCTTTGGGAAATTGGACATCCTCGTGAATAATGCCGGGATAACGAGGGACGGCCTCTTACTGAGAATGAAGGAAGAAGACTGGGATGCCGTTATTCGCGTAAACCTGAAAGGGGTGTTCCTCTGTTCAAAAGAGGCGGTGAAACTCATGGCCAAGCAGCGGTTCGGCAGGATCGTTAATATAGCCTCGGTGGTTGCTTTTATGGGAAATCCGGGACAGGCTAACTATAGCGCTTCAAAGGCAGGCATCATAGGCTTGACAAAGACGATCGCAAAGGAATATGCAAGCAGGGGAATAACCGCCAACGCTGTTGCGCCGGGCTTCATAACCACCGCGATGACCGACGCCCTGCCTGAGACCGTGAAGGAGGAGATGAAGAAAGCGATCCCGCTGGGCCGCTTCGGGACGATCGATGACGTCGCAAATGCCGTTCTCTTCTTTGCCTCTCCCGACTCCGGGTATATCACCGGTCAGGTGATGCATGTGAATGGCGGGATGTATATGTGA
- the acpP gene encoding acyl carrier protein codes for MLDEKVKEIIAKQLGVNPSEVTPEASFVEDLGADSLDTVELVMAFEEAFNIEIPDEDAEKITKVKDAIDYIKNKQA; via the coding sequence ATGTTGGACGAGAAGGTTAAGGAGATTATCGCAAAGCAGCTCGGGGTAAATCCTTCCGAGGTTACCCCTGAGGCCTCTTTTGTTGAAGACCTAGGAGCAGATTCTCTCGACACCGTGGAGCTTGTTATGGCCTTTGAAGAGGCCTTCAATATCGAGATACCCGACGAGGACGCAGAGAAGATCACGAAGGTCAAGGACGCGATAGACTATATCAAGAATAAGCAGGCCTGA
- the fabF gene encoding beta-ketoacyl-ACP synthase II, whose translation MGKRRVVITGMGLITPLGIGVADSWEALLKGKSGIGTITTFDSSDLPVHIAGEVKGFDPSLYIEPKDIKKMDRFIHFAVATSTMAMKDSGLKITEDNAERVGVIIGSGMGGLPAIEHYHKVYLEKGHRKITPFFIPMLIINLAAGQVSIKFGAKGPNSAVATACATGSHAIGDAMKIIQRDDADVMIAGGTESVITQMAVGGFAVMKALSTRNDEPERASRPFDRDRDGFVMGEGAGVLILESLDHAKARKAKIYGEVAGYGMTSDAYHITSPVPGGEGAAACIAMALKDAGVSPDAVDYINAHGTSTKYGDEIETAAIKKIFGDYAYRLCVSSTKSMTGHLLGAAGGVESIISVMSIHDNIVPPTINLENPDPECDLDYVACNARQRNIDYALSNSFGFGGTNACLLFKRFRES comes from the coding sequence ATGGGAAAAAGAAGAGTCGTCATAACCGGCATGGGATTGATTACCCCGCTCGGAATAGGGGTGGCGGACTCATGGGAGGCGCTTCTTAAGGGCAAGTCGGGAATCGGTACGATAACAACCTTTGATTCTTCCGACCTCCCTGTCCACATCGCAGGCGAAGTGAAGGGATTCGACCCCTCCCTTTACATTGAGCCGAAAGATATCAAGAAGATGGACAGGTTTATTCACTTTGCCGTGGCGACATCCACCATGGCGATGAAAGACTCAGGGCTGAAGATAACCGAGGATAACGCGGAACGTGTCGGCGTTATCATAGGTTCCGGCATGGGCGGCCTTCCCGCCATAGAACATTACCATAAGGTGTATCTCGAAAAGGGCCACCGGAAGATAACACCTTTTTTTATCCCCATGCTCATTATCAATCTCGCAGCGGGGCAGGTCTCGATTAAGTTCGGGGCGAAGGGCCCCAACAGCGCCGTGGCTACTGCCTGCGCTACGGGAAGCCATGCCATCGGCGACGCGATGAAGATCATTCAGAGGGATGATGCCGACGTGATGATCGCGGGAGGCACGGAGTCTGTAATCACCCAGATGGCGGTCGGAGGATTCGCCGTTATGAAGGCGTTGTCTACCCGGAACGACGAGCCCGAGCGGGCCAGCCGGCCTTTTGACAGAGACAGGGACGGATTTGTCATGGGCGAGGGGGCAGGGGTCTTGATACTGGAATCCCTTGACCATGCGAAGGCGAGGAAGGCGAAGATATATGGAGAAGTGGCTGGGTACGGCATGACGAGCGATGCATATCATATCACTTCGCCCGTGCCGGGCGGCGAAGGAGCAGCGGCGTGTATAGCAATGGCCCTGAAAGACGCGGGCGTTTCTCCGGATGCGGTGGATTACATCAATGCCCATGGTACGTCCACAAAGTACGGCGACGAAATCGAGACTGCCGCCATAAAGAAGATTTTCGGAGACTACGCGTATAGGCTCTGCGTCAGTTCCACAAAATCGATGACGGGCCACTTGCTCGGCGCTGCCGGGGGCGTCGAATCGATCATCAGTGTCATGAGCATTCATGACAATATCGTTCCGCCGACGATCAATCTCGAGAACCCTGATCCCGAATGCGACCTTGACTACGTTGCCTGCAATGCGCGGCAGCGGAACATCGATTATGCCTTGTCCAATTCTTTCGGCTTCGGTGGGACGAATGCCTGTCTCTTATTCAAGAGATTTAGAGAATCTTGA
- the rnc gene encoding ribonuclease III, with product MPVSYSRDLENLENRLGYSFETREILVEALTHKSFYHENPDTAASYNERLEFLGDSVLSLVIVEHLFAYERQFTESMMAKMKSYLVRDAFLSEIASEISLGRYVRLGKGEEDTGGRAKKSILADALEALFGAVYLDGGYENARGLILKLYGARIPVVVASGDYHDYKTELQEESQTSFGVLPEYRVILQEGVEHRKTFTVEVFIAGRKFGKGQGKSKKEAETRAAREAMARLDETV from the coding sequence ATGCCTGTCTCTTATTCAAGAGATTTAGAGAATCTTGAGAATAGGCTGGGCTACTCTTTTGAAACCAGGGAGATCCTTGTCGAGGCCCTGACCCACAAATCTTTCTATCACGAGAATCCCGATACAGCGGCATCATACAATGAGAGACTCGAGTTCCTCGGGGATTCGGTCCTCTCCCTCGTCATCGTCGAGCACCTGTTCGCTTATGAGCGGCAATTCACCGAATCGATGATGGCGAAGATGAAATCCTATCTCGTCAGGGATGCCTTCTTGTCGGAGATCGCTTCTGAGATATCCCTCGGCAGGTACGTGAGGCTCGGCAAAGGAGAGGAGGATACCGGGGGGAGGGCAAAGAAGTCGATTCTCGCCGACGCCCTCGAGGCGCTCTTCGGGGCTGTTTATCTCGACGGCGGATATGAAAACGCTCGGGGCCTGATACTGAAACTCTATGGCGCGCGGATACCCGTCGTGGTCGCCTCGGGTGACTATCACGATTACAAGACGGAGCTGCAGGAAGAGAGCCAGACCTCCTTCGGTGTCCTACCGGAATACCGGGTGATTCTGCAGGAAGGGGTAGAGCATCGCAAGACGTTTACGGTCGAAGTCTTCATCGCGGGAAGGAAGTTCGGAAAAGGACAGGGAAAGAGTAAGAAAGAGGCAGAAACCAGGGCCGCGAGAGAAGCGATGGCAAGGCTCGACGAGACCGTATGA
- the acpS gene encoding holo-ACP synthase → MIFGVGIDMVRTERLRKAVEKWGERFLRRVFTEDEIAHCFTKRDPYPSLSVRFAAKEAFVKAIGSRESSPWTDIEVSQDSRGKPLIRGSGRFEIFLRGHSVRHAHLSLSHEKEYGIACVVLETERKGEP, encoded by the coding sequence ATGATCTTCGGCGTCGGCATAGACATGGTTAGGACCGAAAGACTCCGCAAAGCGGTGGAGAAATGGGGGGAGAGATTTTTACGGAGGGTCTTCACCGAAGACGAAATCGCCCATTGTTTTACGAAGAGAGACCCTTATCCTTCCCTCTCCGTAAGGTTTGCAGCGAAGGAGGCCTTCGTTAAGGCGATCGGCTCACGGGAATCGAGTCCATGGACCGATATCGAGGTGTCTCAAGATAGCCGCGGGAAACCGCTCATAAGAGGAAGCGGCAGGTTCGAAATATTCCTGAGGGGACATTCCGTTCGCCATGCCCACCTGAGTTTGAGCCATGAGAAAGAGTATGGGATTGCCTGCGTCGTGCTCGAGACGGAACGGAAGGGGGAACCGTAA
- a CDS encoding pyridoxine 5'-phosphate synthase — MILGVNVDHVATIREARKGAEPDPAMAATLAILGGADGITVHLREDRRHIRDRDLMILREMVPVELNLEMAATGEMIGIALSIKPDMVTLVPEKRQELTTEGGLDVAAAKEDISEAIKRIRGAGIPVSLFINPGILDVDISRNIGADMVEIHTGHYANARGEKKKKELLNVADSVKVARHSGLAVNAGHGLSYGNVKDIVQIRELRGLYIGHSIISRAVLVGMERAVREMKELLQGQTVSESL, encoded by the coding sequence ATGATTCTCGGCGTCAATGTTGACCACGTCGCAACTATCAGAGAGGCCCGCAAGGGAGCGGAACCGGACCCCGCAATGGCTGCCACCCTCGCAATCCTTGGCGGAGCGGACGGGATTACCGTACATCTAAGGGAAGACAGGCGACATATAAGAGACAGGGACCTGATGATCCTCAGGGAAATGGTTCCTGTCGAACTCAATCTCGAGATGGCCGCCACCGGTGAGATGATCGGCATCGCCCTTTCGATAAAACCGGACATGGTCACCCTCGTACCGGAGAAGCGGCAGGAACTCACCACCGAGGGCGGTCTCGATGTTGCCGCTGCAAAAGAAGATATTTCAGAGGCGATAAAGAGGATTCGCGGGGCAGGTATCCCGGTGAGTTTGTTTATCAATCCCGGCATCCTCGACGTAGACATATCCAGGAACATCGGTGCCGACATGGTCGAAATTCATACCGGGCACTACGCGAACGCGAGGGGAGAAAAAAAGAAAAAAGAACTGCTGAATGTGGCTGATTCGGTAAAGGTAGCCCGCCACAGTGGTCTTGCAGTGAACGCTGGCCACGGACTCAGTTATGGGAATGTGAAGGACATTGTTCAGATCAGGGAACTGCGGGGACTTTACATCGGTCACAGTATCATTTCCCGGGCCGTTCTTGTGGGAATGGAGCGAGCGGTAAGGGAGATGAAGGAACTGCTGCAAGGGCAGACAGTATCAGAATCCTTATAG